One window from the genome of Kluyveromyces marxianus DMKU3-1042 DNA, complete genome, chromosome 3 encodes:
- the ABF1 gene encoding DNA-binding protein ABF1, with product MHAHHHHHHQNGHTNGHGNSGDDVSEQEAQQDDEDDDAAVTAAIAAAVAAVADSQETIKGPFAVTKIEPYHNHPLESNLSLQRFVLTKIPKILQVDLKFDAILESLCNDEDNTVAKFRVAQYVEESGIIDIIKQRYGLTDAEMDKKMLSNIARRVTTYKARFVLKRKKEGVYMLPNGHQISGADQHQHQLQHQHQHQHQHQHQHQHQHQSQDQHQNQHQQHVGNDNHVYQDRIHSQSDQDEAGVHNLDDNNVRVAAAAAAAAAAALQSRDSHVSEELKRTLEQVQDEDGIEDDNHSSKRQLHRSDRDRVAEALKMATRDILSNQNVDSDVNVDVDLVTGHKQLSPHDDMAEQLRLLSSHLKEVEAEENVSDSNLKKDDVQDENIQPELRGQ from the coding sequence ATGCACGCACAccaccatcatcatcaccaaaATGGGCACACAAACGGACATGGCAATTCTGGTGATGACGTTTCCGAACAAGAGGCCCAgcaagatgatgaagatgatgacgcAGCTGTCACAGCAGCCATCGCCGCTGCAGTGGCTGCAGTGGCTGATTCCCAGGAGACTATTAAGGGGCCATTCGCAGTGACGAAGATTGAGCCCTACCATAATCATCCGTTGGAATCCAACCTCTCGTTGCAACGGTTCGTCTTGACCaaaattccaaagattTTGCAGGTAGACTTAAAGTTCGACGCAATATTAGAATCGCTATGCAATGATGAGGATAATACTGTGGCCAAGTTCAGGGTGGCACAGTACGTGGAAGAGTCCGGGATCATAGATATCATAAAGCAACGCTACGGACTTACCGATGCAGAAATGGATAAAAAAATGCTTAGTAACATCGCTAGACGTGTTACTACATACAAGGCCCGTTTTGTGTTGAAGCGCAAGAAGGAAGGTGTGTACATGCTTCCAAACGGCCATCAAATATCGGGAGCAGACCAACATCAACACCAGCTGCAGCATCAAcatcagcaccagcaccaacatcagcaccagcaccagcaccagcaccagtCACAAGATCAACACCAAAACCAACACCAGCAACACGTAGGTAACGATAACCACGTATACCAAGACAGAATACACTCACAGAGTGACCAAGACGAGGCTGGTGTACACAATCTGGACGATAACAACGTACGGgtagctgctgctgccgctgccgctgctgctgctgctctaCAGTCAAGAGATAGCCACGTAAGCGAAGAACTCAAACGAACGCTGGAACAGGTccaagatgaagatggcATCGAGGATGATAATCACAGCTCTAAAAGACAGCTACATAGATCAGATAGAGATAGAGTTGCGGAAGCCCTCAAAATGGCTACAAGAGATATCCTATCAAACCAAAATGTCGATTCGGATGTAAACGTCGACGTGGACTTAGTTACTGGACACAAACAGTTGTCTCCTCATGATGATATGGCTGAACAACTAAGATTGCTCTCTTCGCATTTGAAAGAAGTGGAAGCTGAGGAAAATGTCTCTGACAGTAATCTAAAAAAAGATGACGTTCAGGATGAAAATATACAACCGGAACTCAGAGGACAATGA
- the MTG1 gene encoding putative GTPase MTG1 yields the protein MQLSYSRVIKRCQSSFVPRMVFPDFNIPTTDFKGHQMKAIQRSQNLLPQLNLLVELRDSRAPIATRNLIFDYLSMEKKVERLVVYTKTDQYDPVIKDSLDKWHKEVGEDYIMIDARSKKGSEDLLHILKWKYDQFIIKEDPAKKAVGLPLGYRILIGGMPNVGKSTLVNSLRFTGYNKLTSLDGSKPKKVAKTGGQAGVTRSTSECIRISDHKGGIFLYDTPGISLPGKAMSKQRMLSLSLCGCVKSNLVDPVIQADYLLYLLNLQGKFQMYSRYTNRPTNNIDVLLNGIRRKVGMTNENAAAIYWTDAWRQGRILKSGFKSGSKKTNGSLSALFELEPLLDTFQYKKTMEEELEILKGWDILSRPNFNKKEKHLSKANKLF from the coding sequence ATGCAGCTCTCTTACTCTAGAGTCATAAAAAGGTGTCaatcatcttttgttcctAGGATGGTATTTCCCGATTTCAATATTCCAACAACGGACTTCAAAGGCCATCAAATGAAGGCTATTCAAAGGTCCCAAAATCTTTTACCTCAGCTTAATTTATTAGTGGAACTAAGGGACAGCAGAGCTCCTATCGCAACACGAAACCTcatttttgattatttgtcaatggaaaagaaggtagAAAGGCTAGTAGTTTATACGAAAACTGACCAGTATGATCCTGTTATCAAGGACTCTTTAGATAAATGGCACAAGGAGGTTGGTGAAGATTACATTATGATCGATGCCCGAAGTAAGAAGGGCAGTGAAGACTTACTTCATATATTGAAGTGGAAATATGATCAATTTATAATAAAGGAAGACCCCGCTAAAAAGGCTGTGGGGTTGCCATTAGGGTATAGAATTCTAATAGGTGGTATGCCAAATGTCGGAAAATCGACCTTAGTCAATAGTCTGCGGTTTACAGGGTATAATAAGCTAACTTCTCTAGATGGGAGCAAGCCTAAAAAGGTTGCAAAAACTGGTGGACAAGCTGGTGTCACAAGAAGCACCAGTGAATGCATTCGTATTAGCGATCATAAAGGGGGGATATTCCTCTATGATACACCAGGTATATCTCTTCCCGGGAAGGCAATGAGTAAGCAAAGAATGCTTTCTTTGAGTTTGTGTGGCTGCGTAAAAAGTAATCTCGTCGACCCCGTTATACAAGCTGATTATTTGTTgtatcttttgaatttacAAGGAAAATTCCAAATGTACTCTCGTTATACTAATCGACCAACAAACAATATCGACGTGTTATTAAATGGAATACGAAGGAAGGTGGGGATGACAAATGAAAATGCGGCTGCTATATACTGGACGGATGCATGGAGACAGGGAAGAATCCTTAAATCAGGTTTTAAGTCTGGCTCTAAGAAAACCAATGGCTCTCTTTCGGCTCTTTTCGAATTAGAGCCCCTTCTAGACACCTTCCAATACAAAAAAACgatggaagaagaattagaaatACTGAAAGGCTGGGACATACTCTCTCGACCAAATTTTAAcaaaaaggaaaagcaTCTATCCAAGGCCAACAAGCTATTTTAG
- the APN1 gene encoding DNA-(apurinic or apyrimidinic site) lyase APN1: MSFVRSTTSKFKFGAHVSGAGGISNSVSNANAIGCNSFAMFLKSPRQWVSKPYPEKEISKFKENCEKFNYNPLTDILPHGSYFINLANPDQEKAEKAYGAFIDDLIRCEQLGIGHYNFHPGSSLDGDHQEQLKQLAKYINKAIKETSFVNIVLENMAGHGNLIGSDLHDLQIVIDMVEDKTRVGVCVDTCHTYAAGYDISSQESFDRFWKEFDEIVGMKYLKAIHLNDSKAPLAANADRHELLGQGYLGLAFFNIIAHSEFLQGIPIVLETPQKDDNGYGEEIKLLEWLENLQKQENDKEYVEKCATLSKLGEKSRKEFQAKLDKKQKTAKGKAKTTATKRKGPSITEQLTAKKPKK; this comes from the coding sequence ATGTCTTTCGTAAGATCTACTACTTCAAAATTTAAATTTGGTGCCCATGTTAGCGGAGCCGGAGGGATCTCCAACAGTGTTTCCAATGCCAACGCTATTGGATGCAATTCTTTTGCAATGTTCTTGAAGTCACCAAGACAATGGGTCTCGAAACCATATCCTGAGAAGGAAATATCTaagttcaaagaaaactGCGAAAAGTTTAATTACAATCCACTAACGGATATCCTACCACATGGATCATACTTCATTAACTTAGCAAATCCAGACCAAGAGAAAGCTGAAAAGGCATACGGTGCATTCATCGATGATTTGATACGATGTGAGCAATTGGGGATTGGCCACTACAACTTTCATCCGGGCTCTTCTTTAGATGGAGATCACCAAGAACAACTGAAACAACTTGCGAAATATATCAACAAGGCTATAAAGGAAACCTCTTTTGTTAACATCGTACTTGAGAACATGGCTGGACACGGGAACTTGATTGGTAGCGACCTACACGACCTACAAATAGTGATAGATATGGTAGAGGATAAAACAAGAGTCGGTGTCTGTGTCGATACATGTCATACTTATGCTGCTGGGTATGACATCTCTTCCCAGGAATCGTTCGACCgcttttggaaagaatttgatgaaattgtcGGCATGAAGTATCTAAAGGCAATTCATCTCAACGACTCCAAGGCTCCGTTAGCAGCAAACGCTGACAGACACGAACTTCTAGGGCAAGGGTACCTAGGGCTcgccttcttcaatatcataGCGCACTCTGAATTCCTACAAGGTATCCCAATCGTGCTCGAGACCCCACAAAAGGACGATAATGGCTACGGtgaagaaataaaactaCTTGAATGGTTGGAAAACCTACAAAAGCAGGAAAACGACAAAGAGTACGTGGAAAAATGCGCAACACTAAGCAAGCTAGGAGAAAAGTCTCGCAAAGAGTTCCAGGCCAAGCTTGACAAAAAGCAAAAAACTGCGAAGGGCAAAGCCAAGACAACTGCtactaaaagaaaaggacCCTCAATCACCGAACAATTAACTGCCAAGAAAcccaaaaaataa
- the RAD27 gene encoding multifunctional nuclease RAD27, with protein MGIKNLASLISEQVPNAIKNRDIKYFHGRKVAIDASMSLYQFLIAVRQQDGVQLAGEDGETTSHLMGMFYRTLRMIDHGIKPCYVFDGKPPELKKYELDKRKVRREDTEAKLKEATEQAEIIKHERRLVKVLPWHNEEAQKLLSLMGIPYVVAPAEAEAQCAELAKSGKVYAAASEDMDTLCYQTPVLLRHLTFSEARKLPIQEFDTDVIYNTLDLTQSQFIDLGIILGCDYCEGIKGVGPVNALKLIKEHGSLENIVEKFENGEISNGRWKIPEEWQYKEARALFMEPDVIPSDQITLKWEEPKADELIEFMVKEKGFNEDRIKSGIERLRKGLKVGVQKRLDSFFKIQPKTKEELAAAAQKAKDAKKKAAAKGKIGKRR; from the coding sequence ATGGGTATCAAGAACCTCGCCAGCCTAATATCCGAACAGGTGCCCAATGCAATCAAGAACAGAGACATCAAGTACTTCCATGGTCGGAAAGTGGCAATTGATGCGTCCATGTCGCTCTATCAGTTTCTTATTGCCGTGAGACAGCAGGACGGTGTGCAGCTTGCCGGCGAAGATGGTGAAACAACGTCGCATCTCATGGGAATGTTCTACCGAACTTTGAGGATGATAGACCATGGTATTAAACCATGCTATGTTTTTGATGGTAAACCGCcagagttgaagaagtatgAGCTCGATAAGCGGAAGGTTAGACGTGAGGATACCGAGGCAAAGCTCAAGGAGGCCACGGAACAGGCAGAAATTATCAAGCATGAGCGTAGGCTGGTGAAAGTGCTTCCTTGGCACAACGAGGAAGCGCAAAAACTACTGTCGCTTATGGGGATCCCCTACGTGGTAGCGCCTGCTGAAGCGGAAGCCCAGTGCGCCGAATTGGCCAAGTCGGGCAAAGTATACGCAGCTGCAAGTGAGGATATGGACACGTTGTGTTACCAGACCCCTGTCTTACTAAGACATTTGACCTTTAGTGAGGCCAGAAAACTTCCAATTCAAGAATTTGACACAGACGTCATCTATAACACGCTAGACTTGACCCAGTCCCAATTCATCGATTTGGGGATCATTTTAGGATGTGATTATTGCGAGGGTATCAAAGGTGTGGGACCTGTTAACGCGTTGAAACTCATCAAGGAGCACGGATCGCTCGAGAATATTGTGGAGAAGTTCGAAAATGGCGAAATATCCAATGGCAGGTGGAAGATCCCTGAAGAATGGCAGTACAAAGAGGCCCGTGCTCTTTTCATGGAACCAGACGTGATCCCCAGTGACCAAATTACTCTTAAGTGggaagaaccaaaggcAGATGAACTCATCGAGTTCATGGTTAAGGAAAAGGGGTTCAACGAGGACAGAATCAAGTCCGGGATTGAAAGATTACGCAAGGGTCTAAAGGTTGGTGTGCAAAAGAGACTTGactccttcttcaagatacAACCCAAAACTAAAGAAGAGCTCGCTGCCGCTGCCCAAAAGGCCAAAgatgcaaagaaaaaagctGCTGCCAAGGGCAAAATCGGTAAAAGACGTTGA
- the KTI12 gene encoding Kti12p, producing MPLVLLTGFPSSGKTTVAKKIVSLIQQTIDSNEKLSNYSVVYHSDETLNISHDDYIGSNEERRARSKIMSVVKRDLSRQKVVVVDSLNYIKGFRYQLHCEVKNVMTTYCLIHTACPITTLVEWNSKETETHTPWEPEFLNALIQRYEEPNPQTRWDSPLFTILTPQDDVSAIYEDISKALFPTVFKSKTDDRDAEKILQQLKPNNATILKAASHTNSLQILDSETSAVVKSIMEYMQHNVVSGGISRIILTPDHSDIDDPACLYVDVSLQNCTMPQLQRIRRQFVAMNRLRNLEADRVKPLFVEYLNKNLNI from the coding sequence ATGCCATTGGTTTTATTGACTGGGTTCCCTAGCAGTGGTAAAACCACCGTTGCTAAAAAAATTGTTAGTTTGATACAACAAACCATCGATTCAAATGAGAAGTTATCCAATTATTCTGTTGTTTACCATTCTGACGAAACCTTAAATATATCTCATGATGATTATATAGGCTCCAATGAGGAGAGAAGAGCTCGTTCAAAGATTATGTCAGTCGTGAAGAGAGATTTGTCTCGACAAAAAGTTGTTGTAGTTGATTCGTTGAATTACATCAAAGGCTTCCGCTACCAGTTGCATTGCGAAGTTAAGAATGTCATGACAACATATTGCTTAATCCATACCGCGTGTCCTATAACAACACTTGTTGAGTGGAACAGCAAGGAAACCGAAACTCATACACCATGGGAACCAGAGTTTTTAAATGCATTAATTCAAAGATATGAAGAACCAAATCCACAAACCAGATGGGATTCACCTTTGTTCACCATATTAACTCCACAAGATGATGTGAGTGCAATATATGAAGATATTAGTAAAGCATTGTTTCCTACTGTCTTCAAGTCTAAAACCGATGACAGGGATGCAGAAAAAATCCTACAACAATTGAAACCTAACAATGCAACCATACTTAAAGCGGCATCACACACAAACTCTCTACAAATTTTAGATTCCGAGACTAGTGCTGTTGTGAAAAGTATCATGGAATACATGCAACATAATGTAGTTAGCGGAGGTATCTCAAGAATAATTCTAACCCCGGACCATTCCGATATAGATGACCCAGCCTGTCTCTATGTTGATGTTTCTTTACAAAATTGCACAATGCCTCAATTGCAAAGAATAAGGCGCCAATTCGTCGCAATGAATAGACTCAGAAATCTTGAAGCTGACAGAGTGAAACCACTTTTCGTGGAGTatttaaacaaaaacttgaatatataa
- the fap2 gene encoding NAD(P)/FAD-dependent oxidoreductase, whose translation MSGYEVVIVGGGVFGLSSAVQLARTNYKVIVIDKFPIPSPLSAANDYNKIVRLEYNDMVYAELAVEAMGYWNGEDSSLLPARLLHDCYSHCGRISVVQDPKTRRYAFDESSLRLLQEKFSRCRDVKEFKDLTCGGKFPQLSDGQRYDIFRYNPDCGIGFARESLLKMKRYAESLGVVFQENDGVVEVEKFRDGSQSVVVRCESGKRIHGKKVVIACGANTSAILPMQRYVKATGLYVGHVQLSDEEYQKFKDIPVIFNSSVGYIFPPDAQTKMIKICTSAMSAYDGKSNGSYPVYRTLEPHTAPSIPISAAVRIRTVLGKYLPSLVFTSGTQSQLRDIIDCKICWVSDTANSDFIIDEVPGMSNVYVCCGDSGHAYKFLPNIGKYIQQKLENKLPEPLARKWSFREANWNDAEIEWRVEPTKLAIQDVEWFKESYGHAKL comes from the coding sequence ATGTCTGGATATGaagttgttattgttggAGGAGGTGTGTTTGGATTGAGCTCTGCTGTTCAATTAGCTCGGACCAACTACAAAGTAATAGTCATCGACAAGTTTCCGATACCGTCTCCTTTGAGCGCCGCAAATGATTACAACAAGATTGTAAGACTGGAGTATAATGACATGGTATATGCAGAACTTGCTGTTGAAGCCATGGGCTATTGGAATGGTGAAGATTCTTCACTTTTACCTGCAAGGTTGCTCCATGACTGTTATTCACACTGTGGAAGAATCAGCGTAGTTCAAGATCCTAAGACAAGAAGATATGCTTTTGACGAGAGCAGTCTGAGGTTATTACAAGAGAAATTTTCGAGGTGTCGGGATGTTAAGGAGTTCAAAGATCTAACATGCGGAGGGAAGTTTCCGCAACTTTCTGATGGCCAGCGTTATGATATTTTTCGATATAATCCCGACTGTGGAATTGGCTTTGCAAGAGAGTCGTTgttaaaaatgaaaagataTGCCGAATCGTTAGGTGTAGTGTTCCAAGAGAATGATGGTGTTGTAGAAGTGGAAAAGTTTAGAGATGGAAGTCAAAGTGTGGTAGTCCGGTGTGAATCTGGAAAGCGAATTCATGGTAAAAAGGTTGTCATTGCGTGCGGTGCAAACACCTCTGCGATTTTACCAATGCAGAGATACGTAAAGGCCACTGGACTGTATGTTGGCCATGTTCAGTTATCAGATGAAGAGTACCAGAAGTTCAAGGATATCCCTGTAATTTTTAATAGTAGCGTTGGTTATATCTTCCCTCCTGATGCTCAAACCAAGATGATTAAAATCTGCACGAGCGCTATGTCCGCATACGATGGAAAAAGTAACGGATCATATCCTGTGTATAGAACGCTGGAGCCACATACGGCTCCTAGTATACCCATAAGCGCGGCAGTTCGTATAAGGACGGTATTAGGTAAATACTTACCTTCGTTAGTGTTCACTTCTGGAACACAATCGCAGCTAAGGGATATCATTGACTGCAAGATATGCTGGGTCAGTGACACAGCAAACTCAGATTTCATCATAGACGAGGTCCCTGGTATGAGTAACGTGTACGTCTGCTGCGGTGATTCGGGCCATGCATACAAGTTTCTCCCCAACATAGGCAAATacattcaacaaaaactggAAAATAAGCTACCAGAACCTCTAGCACGCAAATGGAGCTTCAGAGAAGCAAACTGGAACGATGCAGAAATCGAGTGGAGGGTGGAACCTACAAAATTAGCAATCCAAGATGTGGAATGGTTCAAAGAAAGCTATGGACACGCGAAGCTATAG
- the ATP25 gene encoding Atp25p codes for MLRPVSALLRYKLGYICRRTGPSLLYRNFSKTCLVTQENKPWYLNVPEVKDTDNSSPFITPITFPSTPVPHSVKIISEHLNDKLAVTNIIVFDTAHSNTTTSIHSMAKYVIIGTVRSFRHLQSCNDELVKFVKAEFGCIPKSEGLITSGILKKRQRRINRKTNIGKVTKKEQDESGWCLIASNVDGVFINIMTEERRNELNLEELYCPPEDMEQYQKKQQEQQAKSFVDEEDNVLLGLRKLMMKNTRRYYSTAAKNSTSVTLEEALTIQDLKAASNLLQQEPKPYLTITSVLGSLPTLIEIDTKGWVELFNQATSTQHHLDEEYWSSRFKFFQLLYLSKTNNLLNSEQRKNGDVISLNQELNYFINDFFRFKQAMLYQPTREELIKFIQICNHYINMQPNYNGLMSANFWITRALKSYQYNDPEAVHDPRVVRLLLSSMHKGTSNLNALYEYIHLITNEFKLNHLSDNIIKEIIGALVETANWAVLFRFWNHCLIEFGGDSGLWAFFLKSLLEKNDPYILAQLMEKGNLIWIYRAKVEINPELKKVLVELFDKFDNRYTNLKTLLNL; via the coding sequence ATGTTGAGACCGGTTTCTGCACTTTTACGTTATAAGCTGGGCTATATCTGCCGAAGAACCGGACCATCGTTGCTGTATCGAAACTTTAGCAAGACATGTCTTGTCACACAAGAAAATAAACCATGGTACCTAAACGTACCAGAGGTTAAAGACACGGATAACAGCTCGCCATTTATTACTCCTATAACTTTTCCCTCGACCCCAGTTCCACATTCAGTTAAGATCATATCAGAACATTTGAATGATAAATTGGCAGTCACAAACATTATTGTATTCGATACTGCACATTCAAATACAACGACGTCTATCCACAGTATGGCTAAATATGTGATAATTGGGACAGTTAGATCTTTCAGACACCTTCAAAGCTGTAATGACGAGCTAGTGAAGTTTGTTAAGGCGGAGTTCGGTTGTATTCCTAAATCTGAAGGTTTGATTACCAGTGGaatattaaagaaaaggcaAAGACGTATAAACAGAAAGACTAATATTGGAAAGGTAACCAAGAAGGAACAAGATGAAAGTGGATGGTGCTTGATCGCTTCTAATGTTGACGGAGTATTCATCAATATCATGAcagaagagagaagaaatgaacTAAACTTGGAAGAATTATATTGTCCTCCTGAAGATATGGAACAAtaccagaagaagcagcaagAACAGCAAGCGAAAAGCTTTGTGGACGAAGAAGATAATGTGTTACTTGGGTTGCGaaaattgatgatgaaaaatacaagaaGATACTATTCTACTGCTGCTAAGAACTCTACTTCTGTTACTCTAGAAGAAGCTCTAACTATCCAAGATTTAAAAGCAGCATCAAATTTATTACAACAAGAGCCAAAGCCCTATCTAACTATAACTTCCGTCCTTGGAAGCTTACCTACCCTTATTGAGATTGATACAAAAGGTTGGGTAGAGCTCTTCAACCAAGCAACATCGACACAACATCATTTGGATGAAGAATATTGGTCTTCAAGGTTCAAATTTTTCCAGTTACTCTACTtatcaaaaacaaataacTTGCTTAACTCAgaacaaaggaaaaatgGAGATGTAATATCTCTAAACCAAGAATTAAACTATTTCATCAATGATTTTTTCAGATTCAAGCAAGCGATGTTATACCAGCCGACAAGGGAAGAATTGATTaaattcattcaaatctGCAACCATTATATCAACATGCAACCCAACTATAACGGTTTAATGAGTGCTAATTTCTGGATAACCCGTGCCCTTAAATCATATCAATATAATGATCCGGAAGCTGTCCATGACCCAAGGGTGGTGAGACTGCTATTAAGTTCAATGCATAAAGGTACTTCTAATTTAAATGCTCTTTATGAATACATTCATCTCATAACCAATGAATTTAAGCTTAACCACCTTTCTGATAACATCATTAAAGAAATCATTGGAGCATTGGTTGAGACCGCCAATTGGGCTGTATTATTTAGGTTCTGGAATCACTGTTTGATTGAATTTGGTGGTGACTCTGGGTTATGggctttctttttgaaatctCTATTAGAAAAAAACGATCCATATATCTTAGCTCAACTAATGGAAAAGGGAAACTTGATTTGGATTTATAGAGCGAAGGTAGAAATCAATCCggaattgaaaaaagttCTAGTTGAACTCTTTGATAAATTTGATAATCGTTACACGAATTTAAAAACACTACTAAACTTGTAA
- the SET3 gene encoding SET domain-containing protein 3, which produces MSEKGPPENAHDQSLLDDASTLLMFSKRTNSVGSTSDESKDDVKSEIRTHRMTPTSSLNQRDNGMNLHVNTLASPGPASVALVNDEDEEETLRSNNGKDRRDSGDKSKKNGSKKGMVAAAALAQAATVPLPLKRKAESNDSTLKPDSKGKINEHEISALTSGTEKAKTEKPETKTIVEAEKDKSESDRFASVPKSYIVDPDDGVITCICGFNDDDGFTIQCDHCFRWQHAICYGIEDERDAPDDFLCNICNPRVVDVKMAKRKQQERIRNIQNRKRRRVPNNGNKNGNTTSTSMEEVNRKESTSNSKETRNGSVPDLQDQRAELTKAVTSTDPLTNIVLINTKDAYPAVYLPLERNDYKDKYTERFVKDHSNDDWVLPCLKPVFTPIPIEIKSYSDASHSRVFPGYPKLGVYVKQNCHEGDYIEEFLGEVDFQRKYLEDPRNNYRVWGTAKPKVIFHPHWPIYIDARLSGNLTRYLRRSCNPNVELATIKVSNGKGEYEVKFVLRALRPINKGDEIHIKWDWDLRHPIWKLINQNENIDSIEEPKKYWLIHSVDTVLGSCDCACGNNNKDCYLLKVKRYSQSLFRSVKSKMNNRYKLNEILHGNKLEMKKQTPILCKLAHAAISDAARASEVLLKFNATKLKVLEEQDHQLDKKTPLLENATNIRGKKYRVSKTKKQTGSSPMKSIISSTEGPFSFNETKVKNPADLAIPISLTITEEKSFSTQDVATHPEEITVDRASSSQNNSIHHTNTLKHRASSQSSSPNTNPHSQMKKKLSFADYKKKIKPA; this is translated from the coding sequence ATGTCTGAGAAAGGACCGCCCGAAAATGCGCATGATCAATCGCTATTAGACGATGCATCGACATTGCTAATGTTTTCAAAACGAACAAACTCTGTTGGTAGTACAAGTGATGAAAGTAAAGATGATGTTAAATCGGAAATTAGAACCCATAGAATGACTCCTACTTCATCACTTAATCAAAGAGATAATGGCATGAATCTTCACGTCAATACCTTGGCATCTCCAGGACCAGCTTCAGTTGCACTGGTGAATgacgaggatgaagaagaaactttACGGAGTAACAACGGTAAAGACCGCAGGGACTCAGGCGAcaaatccaagaagaatggaAGTAAGAAAGGAATGGTGGCGGCAGCTGCTTTGGCTCAGGCAGCCACAGTACCTCTACcgttgaaaaggaaagcAGAGAGTAATGATTCTACTCTGAAACCAGATTCGAAAGGTAAAATAAACGAGCATGAAATATCGGCTTTAACTTCAGGAACGGAAAAGGCAAAAACCGAGAAACcagaaacgaaaacaatTGTGGAAGCAGAGAAAGACAAATCGGAATCGGATCGATTTGCTTCAGTCCCAAAATCATATATTGTTGACCCGGATGACGGTGTGATTACGTGCATTTGTGGTTTCAATGACGATGATGGATTCACAATTCAATGTGACCATTGTTTCCGTTGGCAACACGCTATATGTTATGGAATAGAAGATGAACGCGATGCACCTGATGACTTCCTCTGTAACATTTGCAATCCTAGAGTCGTTGATGTCAAGATGGCCAAGAGAAAGCAACAAGAGAGAATCAGGAATATCCAGAATAGAAAGCGCAGAAGAGTGCCTAACAATGGCAATAAAAATGGGAACACTACCAGTACCTCAATGGAAGAGGTAAATAGAAAGGAATCTACTAGCAACTCAAAAGAAACTCGTAACGGAAGCGTTCCAGATTTACAGGATCAACGCGCTGAACTAACAAAGGCTGTTACTTCTACTGACCCGTTAACAAATATTGTACTAATCAATACAAAAGACGCGTATCCAGCAGTTTATCTTCCATTGGAAAGGAATGACTACAAGGATAAATATACCGAAAGATTTGTAAAGGATCATTCGAATGATGACTGGGTTTTGCCTTGCCTCAAACCTGTTTTCACTCCGATTCCTATAGAAATCAAGTCGTATTCTGATGCAAGTCACTCACGAGTGTTTCCAGGATACCCTAAACTCGGTGTCTATGTCAAACAAAACTGTCATGAAGGTGATTACATCGAGGAATTTTTAGGAGAGGTTGACTTTCAAAGGAAATATCTAGAAGACCCTAGAAATAACTATAGGGTCTGGGGAACAGCAAAACCAAAGGTAATCTTTCACCCTCACTGGCCAATATACATCGACGCAAGATTAAGTGGGAACTTGACTAGATATCTTAGAAGATCATGTAACCCTAATGTTGAATTAGCCACTATCAAGGTTAGTAATGGCAAAGGCGAATACGAAGTGAAATTCGTGCTCAGAGCGTTGAGGCCTATCAATAAAGGGGATGAAATTCATATTAAGTGGGATTGGGACTTGAGACATCCAATATGGAAGCTTATCAATCAgaatgaaaatattgacTCCATTGAAGAACCCAAAAAGTACTGGCTTATTCATTCTGTTGATACTGTTCTAGGAAGCTGCGATTGTGCATGTGGGAACAACAATAAAGATTGCTACTTGTTGAAAGTTAAAAGATACTCTCAGTCACTCTTTCGATCTGTGAAGTCAAAGATGAACAATCGTTACAAGTTAAATGAAATCTTGCATGGAAACAAattagaaatgaaaaagcaAACTCCAATACTTTGTAAACTTGCTCATGCTGCAATTTCGGATGCTGCTAGGGCAAGCGAAGTGTTACTGAAGTTCAATGCTACCAAATTGAAAGTCTTAGAGGAACAAGATCATCAACTTGATAAGAAAACTCCCTTACTTGAAAATGCTACCAATATCAGAGGTAAGAAGTATAGAGTATCGAAGAcgaaaaaacaaacaggAAGTTCTCCAATGAAAAGTATAATCAGTTCTACTGAAGGCCCATTTAGCTTcaatgaaacaaaagttaaaaatCCAGCTGATTTAGCAATTCCAATCAGTTTGACTattacagaagaaaaatcattttCTACTCAGGATGTAGCAACACACCCAGAAGAAATTACTGTTGATAGAGCTTCATCCTCACAGAATAATTCCATACATCATACCAACACTTTGAAACACAGGGCTTCCAGTCAATCATCTTCTCCAAACACCAATCCACATTCtcaaatgaaaaaaaagttatcATTCGCGgattacaagaaaaagattaaaCCAGCATAA